From the genome of Leptodactylus fuscus isolate aLepFus1 chromosome 1, aLepFus1.hap2, whole genome shotgun sequence, one region includes:
- the LOC142186351 gene encoding vomeronasal type-2 receptor 26-like, producing the protein MKDSQDSLNAAPYFDEYGETVHSYKIINWFYKDNVTTLDVHVGNFTPEGQQLHVDDQAIAWKHMGEVPVSRCSKPCLPGSRKKPRETIHTCCYDCVPCSEGEISNITDSDNCMKCPSDEWPNEKRDRCQPKILEFISYQNDTIASVFSFLSVFGCLVTTLIFGIFIIYWDTPIVKANNRNLSYLLLVSIILSFLSVFLFLGRPDNITCRLRETTFGTLFSIAVSSLLAKTIMVCVAFKSTKPGSSWRKYLGVRLPYTIVLLGSSIQAVICVLWLSMSPPFQDLDTQSYQGKIIIRCNEGSVIGFYSVLGYLGLLAAVSFLLAFMVRTLPDSFNEAKYITFSMLLFCSVWMAMIPAFLSTRGKYMVAVEIFAVLASSAGLLACVFFPKCYIILFRSEMNTKTALLNRNIN; encoded by the exons ATGAAGGATTCACAGGACTCCCTGAATGCTGCTCCttattttgatgaatatggagaGACTGTCCACTCATACAAGATAATAAACTGGTTCTATAAAGATAATGTAACTACACTAGATGTTCATGTTGGGAACTTTACACCAGAAGGACAACAGCTTCACGTGGATGACCAAGCAATAGCATGGAAACATATGGGAGAG GTCCCGGTGTCTCGCTGCTCAAAGCCTTGTTTACCTGGAAGTAGGAAAAAACCTAGAGAAACAATTCAcacctgctgctatgactgtgtCCCGTGTTCAGAAGGAGAGATCTCCAATATAACAG ACAGTGATAATTGTATGAAATGTCCGAGTGATGAATGGCCGAATGAGAAGAGAGACCGATGTCAGCCCAAAATCCTAGAATTCATCTCCTATCAGAATGACACAATTGCTTCTGTTTTTTCGTTCCTCTCAGTTTTTGGTTGTCTTGTCACTACTTTGATATTtggaatatttattatttattgggacacccccattgttaaagccaataaccggaacctgagttatctcctcctggtctccatcatcctcagcttcctctctgtcttcttgtttcttggcCGCCCAGACAATATAACTTGTAGACTACGTGAGACCACTTTTGGAACCCTCTTCTCTATCGCCGTCTCTTCGCTCCTCGCCAAGACCATCATGGTCTGTGTAGCTTTTAAATCCACCAAACCTGGAAGCTCCTGGAGGAAATATCTGGGTGTGAGactgccctataccatagtgttgttgGGTTCATCTATACAAGCTGTTATCTGTGTCCTCTGGTTGTCAATGTCTCCTCCCttccaggacctggacactcagTCTTATCAGGGAAAGATCATCATTCGTTGTAATGAAGGGTCTGTTATTGGCTTCTATTCTGTATTGGGATATttggggctcctggccgctgtcagctttcttctggctttcatggtgaggacattaccggacagttttaatgaggccaagtacatcaccttcagcatgctgctgttctgtagtgtctggatggccatgatcccggcctttctgagcaccagagggaaatacatggtggccgtggagatatttgctGTTCTGGCCTCCAGCGCTGGACTCttagcttgtgtgtttttccccAAATGTTATATCATTCTGTTCAGATCTGAGATGAACACAAAAACTGCTCTGCTTAATAGGAATATTAATTAA